The Cohnella abietis genome has a segment encoding these proteins:
- the glmS gene encoding glutamine--fructose-6-phosphate transaminase (isomerizing), which yields MCGIVGYIGFRESQPILLEGLKKLEYRGYDSAGIAVFTEQGLEVTKTVGRLMNLENRLSGEPLRGTVGIGHTRWATHGKPSDVNSHPHTDNTLKFSVVHNGIIENYLELKEELIHQGHRFLSETDTEVISHLISAEYNGDIVKAVQRAVKKMRGAFALGVLTEYEPDRLVAVRYASPLIIGVGDGEKYIASDIPAILEHTRDIYILEDGEMAVLTRDGVELLTIEGGSVAKDIFHVDWDLMTAEKGGYDHFMLKEIHEQPKAYRDTMRGRISEDGRSVQLPELKITPEQLKKINRVHIVACGTALHAGLVGKNVIESLVRVPVETDVASEYRYRSPIITPETLVIVVSQSGETADTLAALREAQRCGARVLAITNVVGSSVAREADDVIITLAGPEIAVASTKAYSSQLIAFFLFGTYWAQTVGSQDEENVAYLLAAMQSLPEQVEHILAQAETIKSVAESISHHSSLFFIGRGIDYAIAMEGSLKLKEISYIHSEAYAAGELKHGTLALIEEGTPVIALLTQEDLYEKMISNIKETKARGANVLGIVNEGNEVEVAKSVDRHFAIPRTLPLLTPALSVIPLQLLSYYASLALRHDVDKPRNLAKSVTVE from the coding sequence ATGTGCGGAATCGTTGGATATATAGGATTTAGAGAGTCGCAGCCCATCTTGCTGGAGGGCCTTAAGAAGCTGGAATACCGCGGGTACGACTCTGCGGGTATCGCTGTTTTTACAGAGCAGGGCTTGGAAGTAACGAAAACAGTAGGACGACTGATGAATCTTGAGAATCGGTTAAGTGGAGAGCCATTACGTGGAACAGTTGGTATTGGACACACACGCTGGGCAACACATGGTAAACCTTCGGATGTGAATTCGCACCCGCACACAGATAATACTTTGAAGTTTTCCGTTGTGCACAACGGGATTATTGAGAATTATCTGGAGCTTAAAGAAGAGTTGATTCATCAAGGGCACCGTTTCTTGTCGGAGACGGATACCGAAGTCATCTCACATTTGATCTCTGCTGAGTATAACGGTGATATCGTAAAGGCTGTTCAGCGGGCTGTTAAAAAAATGCGTGGTGCGTTCGCGCTTGGCGTACTGACTGAATATGAGCCGGATCGTTTGGTCGCGGTGCGTTATGCTAGCCCACTTATCATCGGCGTTGGTGATGGGGAGAAATATATTGCGTCTGATATTCCAGCGATTCTGGAGCATACGCGCGATATTTACATTCTCGAGGATGGCGAAATGGCTGTATTAACGAGAGATGGCGTTGAACTGCTGACAATCGAAGGCGGCTCTGTGGCTAAAGATATTTTTCATGTGGATTGGGATCTGATGACCGCTGAGAAGGGCGGCTATGATCATTTTATGCTTAAGGAGATTCATGAGCAGCCTAAGGCGTACCGAGACACGATGCGTGGTCGTATTAGCGAAGACGGCCGTTCGGTCCAATTGCCTGAGCTCAAGATTACTCCAGAGCAGCTTAAGAAGATTAACCGTGTTCATATTGTAGCTTGTGGTACAGCGCTGCATGCAGGGTTAGTCGGTAAAAATGTCATCGAGAGCCTAGTAAGGGTTCCGGTTGAAACGGATGTTGCGTCTGAGTACCGCTATCGTTCTCCGATTATTACGCCAGAGACACTTGTTATCGTGGTTAGTCAGTCGGGAGAAACAGCGGATACGTTAGCTGCTCTACGTGAAGCACAGCGTTGTGGAGCACGCGTGCTCGCCATTACGAACGTTGTAGGTAGCTCTGTTGCTCGGGAAGCCGATGATGTGATCATCACGCTTGCTGGACCTGAGATTGCTGTAGCTTCTACCAAAGCTTACTCTTCTCAACTGATTGCTTTCTTCCTGTTCGGTACGTACTGGGCACAGACGGTTGGTTCGCAGGACGAAGAGAATGTTGCTTATTTACTGGCAGCCATGCAGTCGTTACCAGAGCAGGTGGAGCATATCCTGGCTCAAGCGGAAACTATTAAATCCGTTGCTGAATCGATCTCTCATCATAGCAGCCTGTTCTTCATCGGCAGGGGCATCGATTACGCGATAGCAATGGAAGGCTCCCTTAAGCTGAAGGAAATCTCGTATATCCACTCCGAGGCTTACGCCGCTGGTGAACTTAAGCACGGTACGCTAGCGTTGATTGAGGAAGGCACTCCAGTCATTGCACTGCTCACACAAGAGGATCTCTACGAGAAAATGATTAGCAACATTAAAGAGACCAAAGCTCGCGGAGCCAACGTCCTAGGCATTGTGAATGAAGGAAACGAGGTAGAGGTAGCGAAGTCAGTCGATCGCCATTTTGCGATTCCTCGCACATTGCCGCTATTGACTCCAGCCCTGTCTGTTATTCCATTGCAGCTTCTTTCCTACTACGCTTCTCTCGCACTTAGACATGACGTTGATAAGCCAAGGAATTTGGCTAAGAGTGTTACTGTGGAGTAG
- a CDS encoding CdaR family protein, protein MDKWLNHPTAAKLAALFLAILIWAVVHFDPADSSPNSVSSLLETSKYTVKVQTLGLDERNYKLLDISPQSVNLKVKGTRRDFILSKPEDFVVQVDLRTVTEGKHTMELKVELPRGLEEIEVSPRTVTVTIEALLTKEFEVSILTSGNPAKGFKVGTPIVKPSNRVHVTLPELDIDKVDRIGASISVEGEKSTIKDKSVKLAAYDKNGKVIENAVIDPAVLEVEIPITNPFKTVPLKFKLLGHMPPGSSISSFKPDVEQVTVYGPQDALDKIEFINVDIKLDEVKSSGKVSIPLEFSAPIIEISPKQIDINIEVLLSGTRSLEGLPITWTGLGDGLTVKITEPSNGKADITIQGAPAILDRLKPGDVDVIADLSGRGPGIYRIPLIVNLERFMEQVGGTNSITVEIIGDVPASANPGEEVPGDGVVDEGAAGGTGTEGPVDGQPSP, encoded by the coding sequence GTGGATAAGTGGTTAAATCACCCAACAGCCGCCAAGCTAGCTGCTCTCTTTCTCGCTATTCTCATATGGGCAGTCGTACACTTTGATCCTGCGGACTCATCGCCGAACAGTGTGTCTTCCTTATTGGAAACAAGCAAGTATACGGTCAAGGTTCAGACATTAGGTTTAGATGAGCGAAACTATAAGCTACTCGATATATCACCGCAATCCGTTAACCTGAAGGTAAAAGGTACTCGGAGAGATTTTATATTGTCTAAGCCAGAGGATTTTGTTGTACAGGTTGATTTAAGAACGGTAACTGAAGGTAAGCATACGATGGAACTAAAGGTGGAGCTACCGCGGGGACTTGAAGAGATCGAAGTATCACCGCGAACAGTTACAGTAACGATAGAAGCATTGCTGACGAAGGAATTCGAGGTTAGTATTCTTACTTCGGGTAATCCGGCAAAAGGATTCAAGGTCGGGACACCAATCGTCAAGCCGAGCAATCGTGTTCATGTCACTTTGCCAGAGCTCGATATTGATAAGGTCGATAGAATTGGTGCGTCCATTTCTGTTGAAGGGGAGAAGTCGACGATTAAGGACAAGAGCGTTAAGCTCGCTGCGTACGACAAGAACGGGAAGGTTATCGAGAACGCGGTAATTGATCCGGCTGTCCTAGAAGTTGAGATACCGATTACTAACCCGTTCAAGACGGTGCCATTGAAATTTAAGCTACTGGGACATATGCCTCCGGGGAGTAGTATCTCAAGCTTTAAGCCTGATGTGGAGCAAGTAACAGTATACGGACCTCAGGATGCGCTTGATAAGATCGAGTTTATTAATGTTGATATCAAGCTCGATGAGGTGAAAAGCTCTGGTAAGGTGTCCATTCCGCTGGAGTTTTCAGCCCCAATCATAGAAATATCGCCGAAACAGATTGATATTAATATTGAGGTGCTATTGTCAGGAACAAGGTCGCTTGAGGGATTGCCGATTACTTGGACGGGGCTGGGAGACGGTTTGACCGTGAAAATAACCGAGCCTTCGAATGGAAAAGCAGACATTACGATTCAAGGTGCTCCGGCAATATTAGACCGACTTAAGCCGGGGGATGTCGACGTTATTGCCGATCTAAGCGGCAGGGGACCGGGCATCTACAGGATACCTCTCATTGTTAATCTGGAACGATTCATGGAACAGGTCGGAGGAACGAATAGCATTACCGTAGAAATCATTGGGGATGTTCCAGCGAGCGCCAATCCGGGTGAAGAAGTACCTGGAGACGGTGTTGTTGATGAAGGAGCTGCTGGCGGAACAGGTACAGAAGGTCCTGTCGACGGTCAACCATCCCCATAA
- the ppc gene encoding phosphoenolpyruvate carboxylase, translating to MTELATSQRSPSNHLLRRDVRFLGNILGEVLVHQGGRELLEHVEKIREMSKALRAEYLPELYEGFISTVKTLEPEIRHQVIRAFAIYFQLVNIAEQNHRIRRKRDYERSAGEAVQPGSIESVIQDLKEKNLSISEVQDMLADISLELVMTAHPTEATRRDVLDIHKRIADEVMELDNPSLTYREREKLREKLLNEVLTLWQTDELRDRKPTVLDEVRNGMYFFHETLFEVLPEVYEELERCLQKYYPEEAWHVPTYLRFGSWIGGDRDGNPSVTADITWKTLNMQRNLVIYKYENTIRALSRQLSFSTTIVDVTDELLNSISADTNNVELRTVEPWTNDKEPYRVKLRYMLQKLQNMREDEFKGTQQRYHTVADLTADIELIDRSLRHHYADYVANTHLKKFIRQVELFGFHLSALDIRQHSKEHENTMTELLAKAGVTDNYAGLAEQEKIDLLNGLLESTNTLSSEKIELTDSSKECLDVYHTVYKAQQEFGSGCITSYLISMSEAASDILEVMVFAKEAGLFRRNEDGVVVSTIQAAPLFETIDDLHAAPAIMETLFNLPIYRECLTSMGDLHEIMLGYSDSNKDGGMVTANWELRVALNDLTQTAKAHNIRLKFFHGRGGALGRGGMPLNRSILAQPPHTIGGGIKITEQGEVLSSRYSMKGIAYRSLEQATGALITGAYLARNPAQEKSIESQWEEIMRGISVDAQTKYQDLIFRDPDFMTFFKESTPLPEVGELNIGSRPSKRKGSDRFEDLRAIPWVFAWTQSRYLLPAWYAAGTAFHTYVNGDADRLETLRTMYREYSFFRSLVDNLQMALAKADLKIANQYAGMIEDGTIKDRIFTQIEEEYAKTKEMILTITGQEDILDNVPVIQESIRLRNPYVDPLSYMQVQLLTELRSLRAENGDDAELLREVLLTINGIAAGLRNTG from the coding sequence ATGACGGAATTGGCTACTAGTCAGCGTTCACCGTCCAATCATCTGCTGCGCAGGGATGTGCGTTTTCTAGGTAACATTCTAGGTGAAGTACTGGTGCATCAGGGTGGTCGGGAACTGCTGGAACATGTTGAGAAAATTCGGGAAATGAGCAAGGCTCTAAGAGCTGAATATTTACCTGAATTGTACGAAGGCTTTATTAGCACGGTTAAAACTTTAGAGCCTGAAATTAGGCATCAGGTTATTCGTGCTTTCGCTATCTATTTTCAATTGGTCAATATCGCTGAGCAGAACCATCGTATTCGACGTAAACGTGATTATGAGCGTTCAGCTGGAGAAGCGGTACAGCCAGGGTCCATCGAGAGTGTAATTCAAGACCTCAAGGAAAAGAACCTGTCAATTAGTGAAGTTCAGGACATGCTTGCTGATATTTCGCTTGAGCTTGTTATGACAGCTCACCCTACAGAAGCAACACGTCGCGATGTCTTGGATATTCACAAGCGGATAGCTGACGAGGTTATGGAGCTTGATAATCCGTCGCTTACTTATCGTGAACGGGAAAAGCTTCGGGAGAAGCTGCTTAATGAAGTGTTGACCTTATGGCAAACTGACGAGCTTAGAGATCGTAAGCCTACAGTACTCGATGAAGTGCGTAATGGGATGTACTTTTTCCACGAAACATTATTCGAGGTTCTGCCTGAAGTATATGAAGAGCTCGAGCGTTGCCTGCAGAAGTACTATCCGGAGGAAGCATGGCATGTGCCTACTTATTTGCGCTTCGGCTCGTGGATCGGCGGCGACCGTGACGGAAATCCTTCGGTAACGGCGGATATCACTTGGAAGACACTTAATATGCAGCGTAACCTTGTTATTTATAAATATGAGAACACTATTCGTGCACTCAGCCGCCAGCTAAGCTTTAGCACGACTATCGTTGATGTGACGGATGAGCTTCTCAATTCGATTAGTGCAGATACGAACAATGTTGAGCTACGCACGGTAGAGCCATGGACGAACGATAAAGAGCCTTACCGCGTGAAATTGAGGTATATGCTTCAGAAGCTGCAGAACATGAGAGAAGATGAATTCAAGGGCACGCAGCAACGTTACCATACAGTTGCAGACTTGACTGCGGACATTGAGCTTATTGACCGTAGCTTACGTCATCACTATGCAGACTATGTCGCTAATACCCACCTGAAGAAGTTTATTCGTCAGGTAGAATTGTTTGGCTTCCATCTTTCTGCACTGGACATCAGACAGCACAGTAAAGAGCATGAGAACACAATGACGGAGCTTCTTGCGAAAGCAGGAGTAACGGACAACTATGCAGGACTGGCCGAGCAGGAGAAAATCGATCTGTTGAACGGTTTGCTTGAGAGCACGAATACTCTGTCGAGCGAAAAGATTGAGCTAACTGACTCCAGCAAAGAGTGCTTAGATGTGTATCATACGGTGTACAAAGCGCAACAAGAATTCGGTTCTGGCTGTATTACTAGTTATCTTATCAGTATGTCTGAAGCGGCCAGTGATATTTTAGAGGTTATGGTATTCGCTAAGGAAGCAGGGCTCTTCCGTCGTAACGAAGATGGTGTAGTCGTTAGCACAATACAGGCAGCTCCACTATTCGAAACAATCGATGACTTGCATGCTGCACCTGCTATTATGGAAACTCTGTTTAACCTGCCGATTTACCGGGAATGCCTGACTTCAATGGGTGATTTGCATGAAATCATGCTGGGTTACTCAGATAGCAACAAGGATGGCGGAATGGTTACAGCTAACTGGGAGCTACGGGTAGCGTTGAATGATTTGACTCAAACGGCTAAAGCTCATAACATTCGCTTGAAGTTTTTCCATGGTCGTGGTGGTGCGCTCGGTCGTGGCGGAATGCCGCTCAATCGCAGTATTCTGGCACAGCCGCCTCACACGATAGGTGGAGGCATTAAGATCACCGAGCAAGGTGAGGTCCTGTCCTCTCGTTACTCGATGAAGGGGATTGCTTACCGCAGTCTGGAGCAAGCGACTGGAGCTTTGATTACGGGTGCTTACTTAGCACGTAATCCGGCACAGGAGAAATCTATTGAGTCCCAATGGGAAGAGATCATGCGCGGAATTTCTGTTGATGCGCAGACGAAGTATCAGGATCTGATTTTCCGTGATCCAGACTTTATGACCTTCTTCAAGGAGTCAACTCCGCTTCCGGAAGTAGGGGAGCTGAACATTGGCTCTCGCCCTTCGAAACGTAAGGGGAGCGATCGTTTTGAAGATCTTAGAGCGATTCCTTGGGTATTCGCTTGGACGCAAAGTCGCTACCTGCTACCGGCATGGTATGCGGCGGGAACAGCATTCCATACCTATGTGAATGGTGATGCTGATCGTCTTGAAACATTGCGTACGATGTACCGTGAGTATTCATTCTTCCGCTCACTAGTGGATAATCTCCAGATGGCGCTTGCTAAAGCGGATTTGAAGATTGCGAACCAGTATGCAGGGATGATAGAAGACGGCACGATTAAAGATCGTATTTTTACTCAGATTGAGGAAGAGTACGCGAAAACCAAAGAGATGATACTAACGATTACAGGCCAAGAGGACATTCTGGATAATGTACCTGTTATTCAAGAGTCGATCCGTTTGCGTAATCCTTATGTTGATCCACTAAGCTACATGCAGGTTCAATTGCTGACGGAATTACGCAGCTTGCGCGCAGAGAACGGCGATGATGCAGAGCTACTTCGTGAAGTGCTTCTGACGATCAACGGAATTGCAGCAGGTCTACGTAATACGGGCTGA
- the sigW gene encoding RNA polymerase sigma factor SigW: protein MKPLETRLVRLALRGDQRSFAEIVEMYKDKLYHLAYRMTGNRQEAEDVVQEAFLRVYKNLDRYDENQKFSTWIYRITTNLCIDRLRKRKAIYSLDAESSDHEGLDGYAMLPSDDRTPETEMLQSETQKIIHEAIATLPVKYKSVMILRYLQDLSLQEISEVLELPVTTVKTRVHRGREFLRKKLEHKL from the coding sequence TTGAAGCCATTGGAGACGCGACTGGTGCGACTAGCCCTTAGGGGAGATCAGCGCTCTTTCGCGGAGATCGTGGAGATGTATAAGGACAAGCTGTACCACCTCGCTTATCGGATGACGGGAAACCGGCAGGAAGCTGAGGATGTTGTGCAGGAGGCCTTTCTCAGAGTATATAAAAACCTTGACCGCTACGACGAAAACCAGAAGTTTTCCACGTGGATATACAGGATTACAACGAATTTATGTATAGATAGACTGAGGAAGCGAAAGGCCATATATTCACTGGATGCCGAATCATCGGATCATGAAGGTTTAGACGGGTATGCCATGCTGCCAAGCGATGACCGTACGCCGGAGACGGAGATGCTTCAGTCAGAGACGCAGAAAATCATTCATGAAGCGATTGCAACTTTACCAGTGAAATATAAGTCCGTAATGATATTACGATATTTGCAAGACTTATCGCTGCAGGAAATATCGGAAGTGCTCGAGCTGCCAGTGACAACAGTAAAAACCCGTGTACATCGCGGGCGCGAGTTTTTACGGAAAAAACTGGAGCACAAGCTGTAA
- a CDS encoding carbohydrate ABC transporter permease: protein MKFKEINPLTRWISTLLLLLWTVCCVYPLVFSLFDSLKDNQQFYNGKSWDLPNFPLLWSNFTYTWQKYHFGNYFMNTILVTTGSMLLALLLTATTAYILARYSFRGSSILYYLYLSALTIPTLMLVVPMFFLFSDLHVNNTYAGIIMLYSVTAVPMGMFILIGFFKTLPRELEESAVIDGASYYGVFFKIMLPLAMPGLITISIINVLSFWNEYQYALVLLSDALKYTLPVGLAFMQGEMQYRIEFGPLFAGLMISTIPILIIYVIFQRRINEGIVAGAIK, encoded by the coding sequence TTGAAATTCAAGGAAATAAATCCGCTAACCCGGTGGATTTCAACGTTGTTACTTTTACTTTGGACCGTTTGCTGCGTTTATCCGCTAGTGTTTTCCTTGTTCGACTCCTTAAAGGATAATCAGCAGTTTTATAATGGGAAATCGTGGGATCTTCCTAATTTTCCGCTCTTGTGGTCTAACTTTACTTATACATGGCAGAAATATCACTTCGGCAATTATTTCATGAATACGATACTAGTTACGACCGGTAGCATGCTGCTTGCACTTCTGTTAACAGCTACAACAGCATATATTCTAGCTAGATATTCCTTCAGAGGTAGCAGTATTTTGTATTATTTATATTTATCAGCATTAACGATTCCGACCCTTATGCTTGTCGTACCTATGTTCTTTCTCTTTAGTGATCTACACGTCAACAATACGTACGCTGGGATCATCATGCTCTATTCTGTTACGGCGGTACCGATGGGGATGTTCATTTTAATAGGATTTTTCAAAACACTACCACGTGAGCTGGAAGAATCGGCGGTTATAGATGGTGCATCGTACTATGGCGTATTTTTCAAGATTATGCTTCCACTTGCCATGCCAGGGCTAATCACTATAAGCATTATCAATGTATTGAGCTTCTGGAACGAGTATCAGTATGCATTGGTTTTATTGAGTGATGCACTCAAATATACGTTGCCGGTTGGCCTTGCTTTTATGCAGGGGGAGATGCAATATCGGATCGAATTCGGTCCACTGTTCGCGGGATTGATGATTTCGACAATTCCAATCCTCATTATATACGTCATCTTCCAAAGGCGAATTAATGAAGGAATCGTTGCTGGAGCAATCAAATAA
- the cdaA gene encoding diadenylate cyclase CdaA, whose translation MDYFAGLTLKNSVKDIVDVLIVSYIIYRVIVMIRGTRAVSLLRGIFLLVITWALSTWLNLYTLKWLMNQIFTFGVVTVLIIFQPELRRALEQLGRGKLFTRSSPEEQDVSQQINEVIKSVNYLAQRKIGALIVFERVTGLNDYIESGVKMESKLSSELLSNVFVPNTPLHDGAVIIRGSMIMAAGCYLPLSENPFISKELGTRHRAAIGVTEVCDAISVTVSEETGQVSLSINGQIVRDIKEESLISKLFEELRPQFKAKNTEWKAFWKRKEGGKRG comes from the coding sequence TTGGACTATTTTGCCGGGCTGACACTTAAGAATTCCGTTAAAGATATCGTAGACGTATTAATCGTAAGCTATATCATCTACAGAGTAATTGTAATGATAAGAGGTACTCGAGCAGTTTCATTGCTTCGGGGTATCTTTCTCCTAGTTATAACATGGGCTTTAAGCACATGGCTTAATTTGTATACGCTGAAATGGCTAATGAATCAGATATTTACTTTCGGCGTCGTCACTGTGCTCATTATTTTTCAGCCTGAGCTTAGAAGAGCACTTGAGCAGCTTGGTCGTGGAAAGCTATTTACTCGTTCCTCACCGGAGGAGCAGGATGTTAGTCAACAGATTAATGAGGTCATTAAGTCTGTTAACTACCTTGCACAACGAAAAATTGGGGCGTTAATCGTATTTGAACGAGTTACAGGTCTCAACGATTATATTGAATCTGGCGTTAAGATGGAGTCAAAGCTTAGCTCAGAGCTTCTTAGCAATGTGTTTGTTCCGAATACGCCGCTGCATGATGGGGCAGTTATTATTCGAGGCAGTATGATTATGGCTGCTGGCTGTTACTTACCTTTATCGGAAAATCCTTTTATAAGCAAGGAGCTAGGAACGCGTCACCGGGCGGCTATTGGAGTTACTGAGGTATGCGATGCGATATCGGTAACGGTATCTGAAGAAACGGGACAGGTGTCGCTCTCCATTAACGGTCAGATTGTGCGTGATATCAAGGAAGAATCCTTGATTTCCAAGCTGTTCGAAGAATTGCGTCCACAGTTTAAGGCGAAGAACACGGAGTGGAAAGCTTTCTGGAAGCGGAAAGAAGGTGGCAAACGTGGATAA
- a CDS encoding zf-HC2 domain-containing protein, which translates to MADMNCNVAVVSMHDHLDGDLSREEIKQLQEHLSGCPSCYARYEALERTDALVKASPKEKASDQLSERIMKSLPSSRRPAAWTSWVRRHPAVSAAAIFMIVMLSSFVSMWNQGQELSVTGPDLDHVIIEGKKVIVPAGQKVSGDLTVVNGDVQVLGDLEGNLTVIDGRLIPLASTAHIAGEIKTIDRAVDWLWYKVSSFFGTLTYGS; encoded by the coding sequence ATGGCTGATATGAATTGTAACGTCGCCGTCGTGTCTATGCATGATCATCTAGATGGTGACTTGTCTCGAGAGGAAATCAAGCAGCTGCAAGAGCATCTGTCCGGTTGTCCTTCGTGCTATGCCCGCTATGAAGCATTGGAACGCACCGATGCACTCGTAAAAGCTTCGCCTAAAGAGAAAGCATCTGACCAGTTAAGCGAACGCATTATGAAGTCGTTGCCTAGCTCGCGACGTCCAGCGGCCTGGACCTCTTGGGTTCGCCGGCATCCTGCTGTGTCCGCTGCAGCGATTTTCATGATAGTTATGTTATCGAGCTTCGTATCGATGTGGAATCAGGGTCAGGAGCTGTCTGTAACCGGTCCGGATCTAGATCACGTCATTATAGAAGGTAAGAAGGTCATCGTGCCTGCGGGTCAGAAGGTTTCCGGTGATTTGACAGTCGTTAATGGGGACGTACAGGTGCTTGGGGACTTGGAAGGGAACTTGACGGTAATTGATGGGAGACTTATTCCTTTGGCATCAACTGCTCATATCGCTGGAGAGATCAAAACGATTGACCGAGCGGTGGATTGGTTATGGTATAAGGTGAGCTCCTTCTTCGGAACGCTTACTTATGGTTCCTGA
- the glmM gene encoding phosphoglucosamine mutase translates to MGKYFGTDGVRGIANEELTPELAYKIGRCGGVVLAGNSVRPKVLIGSDTRISGPMLESALTAGLLSIGADVIRLGVVSTPAVAYLTRIWGADAGVMISASHNPVQDNGIKFFGGDGFKLLDETEAEIERLMDEVEDTLPRPVGGNIGSVTTDLNAKSQYLEYLKSTVENSFEGVKLVLDCAHGSAYELAPEVFRALGAEVITYGAEPNGLNINEGVGSTHPELLASKVKEHGADLGLAFDGDADRLIAIDENGEEVDGDYILCICGDALRRSGKLAHDTVVTTVMANIGFFKAAETLGLQTAKTAVGDRYVMEEMVNGGYNLGGEQSGHVIFLDHSTTGDGILTGLQLVDTVVGSGRKLGELKQMMRKYPQVLVNVRVADKSRYPGNTAIAEAVATAETALGDNGRILVRPSGTEALIRVMAEGPEREEIERHVAAIVEVVKAELV, encoded by the coding sequence ATGGGGAAATATTTCGGAACAGATGGTGTAAGAGGAATCGCAAATGAAGAGTTAACGCCAGAATTGGCTTATAAAATTGGTCGTTGCGGTGGTGTTGTTTTAGCAGGGAATTCCGTACGTCCTAAGGTTCTAATTGGCAGTGATACGCGAATTTCCGGTCCTATGCTCGAAAGCGCACTAACTGCAGGCTTGTTATCCATTGGAGCAGACGTTATCCGTTTAGGAGTTGTGAGCACTCCAGCAGTAGCTTATTTAACTCGGATTTGGGGAGCAGATGCAGGAGTTATGATTTCCGCATCACACAATCCGGTTCAAGATAATGGGATTAAGTTTTTTGGCGGCGACGGATTTAAGCTTCTGGATGAGACGGAAGCAGAGATTGAGCGTCTTATGGATGAGGTCGAAGATACGCTGCCCCGCCCAGTTGGGGGTAATATAGGTTCAGTAACGACAGATTTAAATGCTAAATCTCAGTACCTCGAGTATTTGAAATCAACAGTTGAAAACTCCTTCGAAGGCGTGAAGTTAGTATTAGATTGTGCCCATGGTTCGGCTTATGAGCTTGCGCCTGAGGTTTTCCGTGCTCTTGGAGCAGAGGTTATCACTTACGGAGCAGAACCTAATGGACTTAACATCAACGAAGGAGTAGGCTCAACTCATCCCGAGCTGCTTGCTTCCAAGGTGAAGGAGCATGGGGCTGATCTTGGGCTTGCATTCGACGGAGATGCCGATCGATTGATTGCTATTGATGAAAATGGTGAGGAAGTAGATGGCGACTACATTCTTTGTATTTGTGGGGATGCGCTAAGACGCTCTGGGAAGCTGGCTCACGATACGGTAGTGACGACGGTTATGGCGAATATCGGTTTCTTCAAAGCGGCGGAGACGCTTGGCTTACAGACGGCTAAGACAGCTGTTGGGGATCGTTACGTGATGGAGGAAATGGTTAACGGTGGATACAATCTGGGTGGAGAGCAATCCGGACATGTAATCTTCCTTGATCATAGTACGACTGGAGATGGCATACTTACTGGCTTGCAGCTGGTTGACACGGTTGTTGGCTCTGGCAGGAAGCTAGGCGAGCTCAAGCAAATGATGCGAAAGTATCCGCAGGTGCTTGTAAATGTTCGTGTTGCTGATAAGTCGCGTTATCCGGGTAATACGGCGATCGCCGAGGCAGTTGCAACTGCGGAAACGGCGCTTGGTGATAATGGACGTATTCTAGTGCGTCCTTCTGGAACGGAAGCATTGATTCGTGTCATGGCTGAAGGACCGGAGCGGGAAGAAATTGAACGTCATGTAGCGGCTATCGTAGAAGTCGTGAAAGCAGAATTAGTTTAA